In Nitrospirota bacterium, a single window of DNA contains:
- a CDS encoding cold-shock protein — translation MTQGTVKWFNDSKGFGFITAEDNIDVFVHHTSIQGSGFKSLAEGDNVSFDTEKGPKGPKAINVVKR, via the coding sequence ATGACACAAGGAACTGTGAAGTGGTTCAACGATAGCAAAGGTTTTGGCTTTATTACTGCTGAAGACAATATTGACGTTTTTGTTCACCATACGTCTATTCAGGGCAGTGGTTTTAAAAGCCTTGCCGAAGGTGACAATGTCAGCTTTGATACTGAAAAAGGCCCGAAAGGCCCCAAAGCGATCAATGTGGTTAAGCGCTAA
- the yihA gene encoding ribosome biogenesis GTP-binding protein YihA/YsxC encodes MKILSAKCVISAVRPKQYPSAGYPEIAIVGRSNVGKSSLINSLCARRALARTSSLPGKTQTINFFAINEELYLVDLPGYGYAAKSKGKQREWGKFITGYLQERDSLALVVHLIDLRHEPMRNDIHASEWLRGLDIPYVVVGTKADKISRGRRPAHIAAIRRGLMLPPHVPSLIHSSTTGEGRDELWRHVRSVLYGIQTATAG; translated from the coding sequence ATGAAAATACTCTCGGCGAAATGTGTGATCAGCGCGGTCAGACCGAAGCAGTACCCCAGTGCCGGGTACCCTGAGATCGCGATAGTCGGCCGTTCCAACGTGGGGAAATCATCCCTGATCAATTCATTATGTGCGCGGCGCGCGCTGGCCCGGACAAGTTCCTTGCCCGGAAAAACACAGACGATCAACTTTTTTGCGATCAACGAGGAGTTGTATCTGGTGGATCTTCCCGGGTACGGGTATGCAGCGAAATCAAAGGGGAAACAAAGGGAGTGGGGAAAATTCATCACCGGTTATCTGCAGGAACGGGACAGCCTTGCCCTTGTTGTGCATCTGATCGACCTGCGGCATGAGCCCATGAGGAACGACATACACGCCTCGGAATGGCTGAGGGGGCTGGATATCCCGTATGTCGTCGTCGGGACAAAGGCGGATAAGATCAGCCGTGGCAGGCGACCGGCCCACATTGCCGCGATCCGCAGGGGGCTGATGCTCCCCCCGCATGTGCCGTCGCTCATCCATTCGAGCACGACCGGGGAAGGCAGGGACGAACTGTGGCGCCACGTGAGAAGCGTTTTGTATGGAATCCAAACAGCAACTGCGGGGTAG
- a CDS encoding cyclic nucleotide-binding domain-containing protein, whose translation MNGVLKELYTSMKGKKNVFSFLSDEDIENLSAFFESKHILAGETLWKREDPFDYIAIIASGKVEIKKKAEFGGMNVIMGKYSRGALCILDDSLRKVTAVALEDVSLAIITQESLDKLIATNPGLGAKLLKGMLLTVSDRLRKSFDRIVTFF comes from the coding sequence ATGAATGGTGTATTGAAAGAACTCTATACTTCTATGAAAGGGAAAAAGAACGTATTCAGTTTTCTGAGTGATGAAGATATAGAGAATTTGTCCGCTTTTTTTGAAAGCAAGCATATTCTGGCAGGTGAGACTCTCTGGAAAAGAGAGGATCCTTTCGATTATATAGCTATTATTGCTTCAGGAAAGGTGGAAATAAAAAAAAAGGCGGAGTTCGGGGGCATGAATGTGATTATGGGCAAATATAGCAGGGGGGCATTATGCATTCTTGATGACAGTCTCAGGAAAGTTACCGCGGTAGCACTTGAAGATGTCTCCCTCGCGATAATTACTCAGGAAAGCCTTGATAAACTGATCGCCACAAATCCCGGATTGGGAGCCAAGCTCCTGAAGGGTATGCTCCTTACCGTATCAGATCGTTTAAGAAAATCCTTTGATCGTATTGTAACGTTCTTCTGA
- a CDS encoding substrate-binding domain-containing protein encodes MFLILAAFFIFPGNASAEKEIICASTTSTENSGLFGYILPLFEKKTGIKVKIVARGTGAAIEMGKRGDADVAFVHAKEQELKAVEEGFFVNRHDVMYNDFVVIGPPDDPAQIRGIKSVAVGFGKIAGSGNAFVSRGDNSGTHTKELSIWKKAQIDPKGQKWYLEVGQGMEKTQRIANEKRAYTLTDRGTWLATREKDRLDMTILLEGDPMLFNQYGVMAVNPHTHTHVRHREAMEFITWLISPEGQQAIGSFRDKLGNQLFIPNAK; translated from the coding sequence TTGTTTTTAATTTTGGCGGCTTTTTTTATCTTTCCGGGAAATGCCTCTGCGGAAAAGGAGATCATCTGTGCGTCCACCACGAGCACTGAAAATTCAGGTCTGTTCGGGTATATCCTGCCACTATTTGAGAAAAAGACGGGCATAAAGGTCAAAATCGTCGCACGGGGCACCGGTGCGGCGATAGAGATGGGGAAACGGGGAGACGCAGATGTGGCATTTGTCCATGCGAAGGAGCAGGAACTGAAGGCGGTCGAGGAAGGCTTCTTTGTCAACCGTCATGATGTCATGTATAACGATTTTGTGGTCATCGGACCACCTGATGATCCCGCACAGATCAGAGGGATAAAATCAGTCGCAGTAGGCTTCGGCAAAATAGCCGGAAGCGGCAATGCCTTTGTCTCAAGGGGAGATAACTCCGGCACGCATACCAAAGAACTTTCGATCTGGAAAAAAGCGCAGATTGATCCGAAGGGACAGAAATGGTATCTTGAAGTCGGCCAGGGAATGGAGAAGACCCAGCGCATCGCAAATGAGAAAAGAGCCTACACGCTCACCGACAGGGGAACATGGCTTGCAACCAGGGAAAAAGACAGGCTCGACATGACCATCCTGCTCGAAGGTGATCCCATGCTGTTCAATCAGTACGGTGTCATGGCGGTAAACCCTCACACGCACACCCATGTGAGGCACAGGGAGGCCATGGAATTCATCACCTGGCTGATATCTCCGGAAGGGCAGCAGGCAATCGGTTCCTTCAGGGACAAGCTGGGCAATCAGCTCTTTATTCCGAATGCGAAATAG